The DNA window tcttcttctcttctcttctcgccATGGACCCGTAAAAGATCCTTATCTCTTTACgaagtcttctctctctctctctctctctctctctctctctctctctctctttctctttctttctctctctcactctctctctctctttctctcttcactcTCAGTCTCTTTTgtagtcttcttcttttacttcacaTACGCAACGCACGCAGAATTAGGGAGCACGCAcactaatatttctttcttaaataaCTACACAAGAAGTCTTCATTCCTTGTCTCTTCGTTTACACGTAGTAGACATTCATTTAAAGAAATCTAATTTGCATCTCTCAGTCAGAGCTACGAGGACGTCTGTACGGCAGACACGAAGTTAAGGGTCGACGTACGAACTTCctaacgtatatatgtgtgcgcgcgcaAGCGTtcgtatatgtacattatacTACATGCTACGACGGCGCGGCAAATTAGCGccgaaattaaattcaataagaGAGCTTATGAACTTCGTTGTCTTCATGTTCCTGTTATAATGATAGTTATACAAAGTGTGGCGAAAATGATTgacatttattaaaagaaagttttattatttatctattgatcagcatatcaaatatttcatttgaatcatattctataaaaaaaaaaaaaagttagacgaataatcgaaaaaatatctttgttcGGAAAGAATTTATCTTAAGGTATATGTCTAGATGTTAACCAAACATCTAGACATATTCCTTGAAGTATAGATCGCTATGTTggtttttaaatgatttcatCAAGGAGACGAAATCATTTAGATTTAACATAGCTAGATATTATGCATACTCTTCGAGAAATGTGACAGACTCGATGAACTTTCTCGATTTATTTTACGAGCACTATTCGGCTATGCCGATCCTTTCGTTTTCGAAAGATCGTACGGGAATACATGAAAATTCAGAATTCGAAATAACAAATAAGGTGAAAAGAAATCGGCAAGAGGAAACCAGTTTTTAACGTTCTTTCGTCTGAACCttcctttcatctttctcactcttccGCTCTTATTTTCTactctttttgctttttttttatatctctgcaatactcctctctctctctcttttctcatatatattatatataagaaaaagtatatagataatatataatatatataaaatgtataagtatatatacgtgtctTTTTATTCGGCAAAGAGATCTCAAATTTATCTCTTGCATTACATCTCCGAGCTTTATACTCATGATCATGAATATAAGGATTCCGtaacaattacaatttcaattatcttaaaacaaataaatatattaattaaactatAATTTTAATCAGTGATATTTCTTTCCATCCTCTATTAAggtaataaatgtattattactcGTACGTGAGGACGTAAAAATTTTacaagagaaattattttcaacgcTGCACTTTGTCCTGACTCTTCTGAGAGagatctcttcttcttcctcttcttcttctcgtcttTTTCCTTGTCCGGTACGATTAACCGAACGTTTCCACGGTCGTTTCACGAGCCGTTATAAAGGCCGGCTTGTTAGACGAGATGCTCCACGTAAGAGACATACACCGATTTTACACTCCGTCGGTGTTCGTGGTCGCGGTGCAAAACCGCGAACATTTTTCGCGCCTCGATGAAAaagacgagaagaagaagaagaagaagaagaagaagaagaagaagaagaaaaggaagagaaaaaaaaagaatcagaaaagaagaagaagaggaagaaaaggaggaagagaaagagtttcCGAGTCTTTcgattaatacaaataaaaaataaatattatttacttatttatttatttcttttgtataattttaaaaatcataagaTTCAGGAATGATAACCGttgtaatttaatattgtcaaacATCAATATCAACatcaatatatatcataatgcATCCTCAACCATGACAGGTCTTTCCGATGATATAGcgaaataatcgttatatagAGCAATCTCACAATCCATCTTATAAaccctctttccctccctttatctaaagaaaaaaaaaacaatgtacTCCGTCTTCTTTGAGATGATAGATCCTTTAAGGCTAATTCGAAGGTAATCTTACAGATGGATGCCTTCGATCGCGACTACAATGTTCTTGATTCCTATATACCGGTATGGGTGCGTGTGTGAAGAAGAGGTTGAGAATCGTGtgcaaagagaagagaagaagtcaCGAATTGCTTTGTTGCCAAGTCCTCGTCTCCGATGGATTCTACAGATGCTTCGAGATAAAACCTGTGTGTCTTTGGATATAACACATATTTATGTAAGAGAGACattgcaaataaaataaatatcttaacATCCAAAATATATCATAGATCATCTATAGCGTGAGCTTGAATGTTTtgcaagggaaaaaaagaaaagaaaaaatacatcaAATAgttaagaaaatttgtttaacgGAACAAGACGAAtaatagaatagaagaaaaatgacgAAACATTTATTGTATACTGTGatctattttaatttcgaaGAAACAGGTCACAAGGTTTCGAAGATAAAGGAGACATCATCCTTGTTAAAAGTCGATCCTCAGAGTGTCTgcgaaaaaaaagttaagatTATATCGAATCTTTACCCGAGCAAACGATCCAAGAAAGCATTCAATGAATAGCCGATAATAGTGCCCATTGTATATTTGACTCTCGAGGAATGGTTCGTCGTTTTAACAAATGGTCCATTGTAGACCCTCGTGAATTTCTTGGCGTTTTTACCGTCTCCTCTTTCGGTTTTaacgttttcttttcacaACTCGCACAGAAACCGAGCGTGCAGTGAAATTGTGAGCGAAGAAACGATTTTAAAAGAATCATTGCGCGCctttttgtaattttcgaAACGCTGGTTAAATGAGCGTATATCGGTAGCAGTGGTAATACAATTTCAAGAAtcgaaatttcttatttatttacaatgtataaatattgtaaaaacaaggtaatatcgatattcaTATTGTTTGCGAATTGTATGTTAGAGttgggaaaaaaagaggatgaggtggaggagaaaggaagaaggaaaaagagattcTCTTTCATAGGTCGTGTAAAAGCAGGCCGATTGTCGTTTTATCTACAATCGAGAATGTTTTTGCTCGGTCGTGGCAAACCAAATTGGGTTTGCCGCAAGTCCACGTACTGTGACTTGTTGATAGTTACGTAAAGCTTGGATTATCCGAATAATACTTGttttgtttgtgtgtatgtgtactgTATTGGAGTGTGTCGAAGATGATTGGTTGTTTAGAAGACACAATCGTTTCTAGGCATTTACATATGTAAAACACGATTAGATTTTTTGTAGATTTATATAGCTccatataatttgtatatatatatacgcatattaatattatatatattttattatatattattacctACATATAAacttaaatgtatatatgcagGATATTTCAGAATGATGTTTCAAACTTTCAGGGATGATAGAGGAGGACATACATAAGCGCcaatattagataaaaaacTCAGATCTGGAAAtgtctcaattttttttaggaGGTCATGTTTCTAGAGAATACAAAAAGTATTCTCTATAAGATACCTGTAGTTAATCAAGAGGATTACCTTGCCTTGAATTGCCTTCAGTCATCCTCAGTTATCCAGAGTTTCCCCTTATAATTAGTTGTCCAATTGACGACTGATGACTAGCAACTGGCAACTAGTAACTGGTAATTCCTGActgatatataacatattattaatatacatataatataattatgtattttaataggcatatataaatgtatatatttcatataaatgttaggaaaatatttctatgaccAATGAGTTAACCAATAGCTAGCGAGATGATGACGAACAGCAATGGATCGTGGCGgagtttttttcattctcgtaAAGTCAAGGATATATACTCTCCTTTTaatcctgtttctttttcgataaacGCTCCCCTTTTATCTTCGTCGATTTCTATGCGCAGAAAACACTCCAAAGTggtcgagagaaagaagagaaaaagatgagaagagagaaagagggagaagtgAAGGGAGGGGGAGAATGGCTGTTCTCCAGAGATCAAGTTAGAGTACCACCACAAAAAACCTGTCCCGCATAATTACATTATCGGTCACATCTCGCTCGACTTCTGTCCGCACGACTGTCTCAAGCTTCTGTATCCCTCTCACTATTGAACTCCCCACcaatgtcttcttcttcttttcttctcttaattctttttttttcctctttttcttctactcaAAAGGGCGCGTAGGATATAACGAGGTACAGCCGTGAAAGGCTGCAGGGGGTCGTGTATACGGTCGGAGGAGactcaaaatttttttttttacagctATATACTGTTCCTTTTATTcaaaatcgatataaacgaGTCTTTAAacaagtttcttttcttttgttaattcGTTGTggataaattgatatatttaaatgtataaatttaattaataatgtaaaaaatacagtatttcttttttccgtatagtttcaatattatttcaaatttccaTACCGCCAtaccattaatatttattgttgtatATCTTGCGGGCTATAAGGAAAAACggtaagataaagaaaagacaatAGTAATTTCGTttgtagattttatttatttttttcttttcattgacATGGGAGATATTGTACGGACGTACGTTTGGAATGCGCATTTTGAAATCGTAGGAAAACGGGTaacttaaatattaaaatgtattatctCTACGAATTACATAACgtggtttttcttttaacataatattatatcttcgaTAATAATCGCTGTTCTTCTAAAATATGACAAAAGAGAGTATAAACGGATTGAATAATGTCTCTTGCGCTTTTCTACttcgtagaaaataatttgaagagAGAGTACAGTGATGGTTTTCGATAGTACTCCTCGCGtgcatttattctttttattcggaaaacatattattattattattgttattattattattattatcctaattataataatttaatatacaatGAACAATATGAGTGATGGATAAACGCATGTTAAGACAAATGCattgaatatttcttattgtttAACTCCCctatactcttttttttcagtcGGTGTTATGCTTTGTACAAATAACATGCGCTATCCAATCGTTTCACGATGAAATACTATTCAATAATAAGtcgtacattttatatattatatatatacatatatatatccaatatatatgtatatatccaaTTGCATAAAACATAAAGCAAAAGAATATGTTAGTTtctatataacgttttcaacttcataacaaatattatatgcaCGTGAACaaagtaaatattacaaaaaaaaaaaaagaaaaaagaagaagaagaagaaatagaaatacaaaaaaaaacgtgtgtatatgtaaatcGTTAACTCACTATTATTTTGCGTCAATGTAAAATACATACAACTATTTCTTGTACATAAATTTCTATGCGCATAGATAGTTTCTTTAACGCAAGTAACGGTACGATATAGGCttcgaaatatttgttatataaggaaaaaacaagaaaaaaaaaatagatcagaaaaaagatatttgcgattgtaaaaatgataaaaagtataaaaatgcAATAAGTCGTTTATATACGGATGTATATATTGGAAGTTTACgcaaatataatgaaatatttaatatacattcgTGGAGATTCAAAGTTTcgttttaaattctatttagAGATtccttcgaaaaatatttacggggaatccaatataaaattatatattaaattatgtgAAAAAACGTACGTATAACTATTTATCGTATGActtcgacgtcgacgtcgacgtatgtatataatacgaCGTTCTGACTAACAATGGAAGTAATATATCAGAAATCAGTACTTTATGATATACGTATTGAACTTTATCTTTCGAATTACTtggcatttttattatatatatattagtgtcattttatatgtatgtgtgtatatgtatatatatatatatatatatatatatatatatatacatataaaatatatatatatatgtatatagtatatatatgtatatatatatatatatatatatatatatatatatatatatatatatacatacacacacacacacacgatagctttctttccttttatgcACCCAcacatataattattcattttttcgaCGTCAAAGTCATTTGTACAGGATAATCGGCAAGAAAGGTcctaacaaatattttctgaCAAAACATTTATACATGCAGCACCAAAGaggatatatttcttttttttctttctttctttctttctttcttttcggttAATATATGGataaatctttgatattatgTTGCAGACAAAATTGTAccatatttctttccttctgaTAAGctgaaatatatatcattttggagtataatatatttatgaattatctCGCATTTCTATAAgtattttacattttgtaccttttttttcattgcctTTGTACCTAACATATTTGCTTGTGACACTTTTGCAGACAACCTGTACACATTGTATGAAATTTACTAATTTAATAACCTAAATTAATTGTACATGTactctgaaaaaaaataacaagtcTGTCTTATTCTCTTTAAATACTCAGTATACTATAATCAAACATAATAGTGTTACTTAATAGTTGTCCCttgtgttctttctttttactcttgtCAGATCTCTTATGTCTTCTtgtctattaatataatgtctctttatatattctcaatactttatatattaattaaataataatcctaTATTATGTTCCttggattataataaatcttgtgaaaaagaaataagtttcataaacataataagtatcggtatttttttataccttataaaatattatttagtttTAATTGGGAACTACAGCTTCTTTCATTAACTTTAACTGAACTTATTTAacagattttattaaaaattgtgtTTTACAAAAGCAGAAAAGTATTTGATGAATTTCGAACAATTTCAGTTCAAGATTgactaatgaaaaaaaagtaaacaagaTAAAAGCGTtgctaagaaaaaaataagagatccCCCCGGCCGGTCATATAGTGACTTATTTCAAAGTAGAGAGATCTCCCCATTTGGTTGGCTAAGTGTTAACTAGAGCATGTTTCACATACAAAAAGCAACGATTAGAGGCCTTGTGATATCTAACTACTATagtgcatgtgtgtgtacaatgttttgttaatattatattaaatatgtgtgatacagtttttttttatatatatatatttttgttttgctcTCATATCTGTAATCAATGTGCAAGTGCACAATAATcatagataattaataattcaataaatttgGCCCTCTGTCTGCAGAGTAAAAATTGATTGTGTATCTAAAGATCTTTAGAGAGAACTTCCTTAAGAAGTAACATTCAGTCGAGGCCAGATTGTGACATCGCTTCTTAAGCTgtcctttaatattttcatctaattttgtataataataataatattgagaaaGATAATTTTCACATTAGGTAGGTTGTTATATCAGTATTTTTCAAATACTATAGGCtagattataatttatcaCATTGAAGATGTTTtgtgtatattatttcaatagattgtaaaatttttatttttgaacacATAAAACGTGAGGCAAAATGTTTGACGGTATATGCTATCCTGAAAGTATTTTCCActcatagatacatatacaccACAATCCGAATAATGCAAACACATTTTAGATACCCTGTAATAAGCTAAAGTGTCTGCCTTCAATCTAGCCTTGTCAAATATTACCATAGATATTGGAGATTAGTTTCTACAGttctattttcataaatagCTTGCACGCTATGAAACACCTATTGTCTTTGGGTTTTACAACTGACCAgagatgaataaaataaatttacatctTGCATTGTCATTTAATACGtcatatattcaaatatatacacatgtggtaattatatttaacatatttttttaattttctttcaaatgacCTCTAATTATgtcataacatttttttcaatttttaaactgtaaacatatttatattattataatctcttagtatatagattaatatgaaaaaagaaagtaaaaaaagaacttaaaGAGCCACATGTATACATAACTTTtcttacaaatattaaatgcACAAATTCATGAATTTCTCTAAGTAAACTATAAAACCCAAAAACAAATTCTAATTGGCAGTATAGTGTTGGACATTGCGCCCAGCGCAAAGTGCATAGCGAAATTGCTGCAGCAGATAAGGATTCGTATTCCTTACCATGATGAGAAAAGATCTTTTATCTTGTTTGAGATTCTTAGAGAGGTTACACGTACGTGGCCATAGTCCCGGTTGGAATGGACGGTGTTTCCTCTGGTCTGCCTTTTGGACCATATTGCCCAATAAATGATCCATCTTCTGTGAAAGGCCCTATAAACCATACATATagaaaacattataaaatacttttatgttttaattctatttaaagTATCAATGAATATGTGTCTTAAAGTGAAAAccaaacaattaataaaaaagcatATAATGCCAACGATGTAACATTACCTACCTTATACCAACGTTGCAAATGCTTGTGAATTAGGTTCTTGTTTACGATGCCGACCATATTGACCAATGAAAGATCCATCCTCGTTCATACCCTCTGTATTAAGTCAAGCAACAAagcaaataaaatgtataataaaaagataagaaaagtgtaatacataaaaatagcaCGAAAGCTATACGGAAATTAAtgcaatattatatacatatattatctattatcaaatgatatataatttttttcttttataaattgtgCATAAGCTGGCAAATACAATGAAGCtgagaacattttttttgcaaataagACAATTTAtatagcaaaaataaaaacgataaacgaataatatcatatatagcatgctttgtttttcattttctacagTGAGAGTATGttctgtatataaaaaatatttgattaaacaatttattgcGTCAAAACTAACCTTCTCCATATTCTGCCATAGAATCAGTGTCAGATTCTGGATGTTTTCCATCTTGATGAGATGACGAGGCCAACGACGCGCGGCCACCGGCAGATTTAGTATCTAAAGGTTGAGAATATTCATGGAAACCACCTTCGTCAGGATAATCTCCTCGTCCAGCAGCTAATTCACGTTCATGCACTGCATATTTTCCACCTctatttcgtttaattatgCAGACAATAATCAGAACAAATAGAAGGAAAGCTATTGCCAACATCATACCtacataaattattaagtataattaatatttaattattaagtaattatttttattaatgaatatcataatatatgaatacatcaaatttttttcttcaaagtaTTACCTATGAACCACCCAGCTGTTGCAACGTTTTCTTTAGGTTGAATTATTGGCCCTTCACTGCTGGTTTCTACTTCTTGTGGTACACTTTCAGTAACATAATCTCCATCAACAGCAACTACAGACATAACATAGACTTCACCACTTGGAAGTCCACGTacctatataaaaagatttgattaaattttgctattaaaatttataattttcagaagaaattatattatttattacttacttCAATCGTATTCGATTGAAATTCGGGATCCGTTTCAGAAGCAATTGTTTCAcctttcaaattatattttacaaagaaatgACTACCAGGATTGCCATTTAAATTTGGTTGCCACGTAATCCTTACATTCGAATATCCATTTTCTTTTGGAATAGTATCCCATGTAAATTGAGGTACGTCTGGTCTTTGAGAAGTACGTGTTCTTTTTTCGAtgaaataactataaaaaaagacattttttATCTTACTGATAAATAATCttcttgataaataaattctatattaaCAAAACTTACTCATTTCCTTCACCAACTTTGGTTGTAGCTCGAATATGGACTCTATATTTTGTATCAGGCGCCAAAGCTGCTAATTTAGCACTAGTAGCTTCTGGATCTGATATATGTGGTTTCCTTTCTAATAATGTCTCTAATCTAGTTCCATTTACTactctataataaattttatatccagTTAAAACACCATTTGGTTCAGCAGGCTTTGACCAGACAAGAAAGAGTGCACTAGAGCCCATGGGAAAAGCTTCAAAACTAAGTACTGTTCCTGGAACACCTTCAGGTGTATCAAAACTTAATGTCTCAGATGGAGGTCCTGCATatctacatataaaaaaagtgtTAACAAATGCATTTACCCAATTCCAAAGTTAAGAGATGATATGCTTGAATATTTAAGTTACCTTCCATTATAAGCAAGAATCCTGACAAAATTTTTACTATACggaatgaatttattaactAAAGCGCGTGTCATATTGCCACCTCTAATGTCAATTTCACGCATTCCTTTTTcaccttctttttctgtcCAAGTTTGAATTTTATAACCTTTTAATTCGCCTCTCACTGATTCTTCAGGGACAGCATTCCATGATAGTAGTGCAGATGTACTAGATTTGACTTGAATCAAGGTAAAGTTTCCAGGAGCTTGTAGTGGtactaaaatatattacatataatataactgaatataagttatattttaacataaaaGTTTCATCTTATGAGTATAGACAATactcatttatatattcattttacatACCATCCTCTCCAGAATATCCATACACTTCCTTGACTTCAGCTttactttctcctttctcattaattgcaattactttaattttatatttttgataagtTGGTTGGTTATCTATTGTAAGAGTGTGTTGTTTCCAATTGTTTATGTCCTCTATAGTCCATTGTTCTTCTGgtctatctcttttataatACACCCTGTACATAAATCTTGGAGCATTGTGTTCTATTTGTGGTAATATAGTCCAAGAAATTACAAGATTTTGAGGTGTAGTTCCATTACCCATAACATTATCTGGATTGCGGTAAGGAACATCTGACTGAGTTGTACAAACGTCACTATGTGATGAAGGTAAAGATTTTCCTGTTGAAATATTATGGATTAAAAGttgtatgaattaaaaatagtattcttaaataaaaatatatatataaaatagtattCGTAAATCATACCTATTTTGTTCCATGCAAGTACACGAAATGTGTAATTAGCCCAAGGTGACATTGGTACATCATATGTTTGTTCTGTAGCAGGTACAAAATCTGCTGATGTTTCCCAAGTATCTGGTGTAAAACTTGTATTGTATTGAATAGTATATCGTAGAATTGGTGCTCTATTATCACCCATAGGAGTCCATTGTACAACCGCATTATCAGACATACAATTTACACCAATTAATTTTGGAGCATTAGGTACATCTTGAACTGTT is part of the Vespa crabro chromosome 8, iyVesCrab1.2, whole genome shotgun sequence genome and encodes:
- the LOC124425962 gene encoding neuroglian isoform X1, yielding MMRFAIFIISTLVLQSSAIIRIPDILEVQSPPRISKQPPTDEQLFQVAQAKVNNNDKPFLIECEAEGEPAPKYRWVKNGKNFEWPAYDDRISQQPGRGTLVIARPRDEDLGQYQCFAENEWGIATSNSVFVRKAELNAFKDQTPISLNAYEGEPFKLTCQPPDGWPKPNVYWLIQDTAGAIKSINNSRMTLDPEGNLWFSNVTRNDASDDFYYVCAATSVFRNEYKLGSKVLLNVISSGASSNQNKHEPVKQYVSRKNEVALRGKKIELYCIYGGTPLPQTVWSKNGKLIQSNDRIIQGNYGKSLIIKHVNFEDEGTYSCEASNGVGDANSYSISLQVMAVPYFTVEPEIINAAEDETVEFRCEASGVPEPEIKWIHNGKPISEAPANDRRKVTANSIIIEKLKKKDTGNYGCNATNSLGYVYKDVYVNVLALEPEITQPPNDKATVEGKTVRITCRVFGAPKPVVKWARNGQELTGGRYRILDSGDLEIENIIFLDAGNYVCHASNKFGEVEAFANLVVKERTRITDEPEDYEVAAGSTATFRCNAVTDSSLTLTIEWLSNGEPIDFEMEPRFVRSTDYSLMITKTTELDSGTYTCVARTELDETRAQATLTVQDVPNAPKLIGVNCMSDNAVVQWTPMGDNRAPILRYTIQYNTSFTPDTWETSADFVPATEQTYDVPMSPWANYTFRVLAWNKIGKSLPSSHSDVCTTQSDVPYRNPDNVMGNGTTPQNLVISWTILPQIEHNAPRFMYRVYYKRDRPEEQWTIEDINNWKQHTLTIDNQPTYQKYKIKVIAINEKGESKAEVKEVYGYSGEDVPLQAPGNFTLIQVKSSTSALLSWNAVPEESVRGELKGYKIQTWTEKEGEKGMREIDIRGGNMTRALVNKFIPYSKNFVRILAYNGRYAGPPSETLSFDTPEGVPGTVLSFEAFPMGSSALFLVWSKPAEPNGVLTGYKIYYRVVNGTRLETLLERKPHISDPEATSAKLAALAPDTKYRVHIRATTKVGEGNDYFIEKRTRTSQRPDVPQFTWDTIPKENGYSNVRITWQPNLNGNPGSHFFVKYNLKGETIASETDPEFQSNTIEVRGLPSGEVYVMSVVAVDGDYVTESVPQEVETSSEGPIIQPKENVATAGWFIGMMLAIAFLLFVLIIVCIIKRNRGGKYAVHERELAAGRGDYPDEGGFHEYSQPLDTKSAGGRASLASSSHQDGKHPESDTDSMAEYGEGPFTEDGSFIGQYGPKGRPEETPSIPTGTMATYV
- the LOC124425962 gene encoding neuroglian isoform X3, with product MMRFAIFIISTLVLQSSAIIQSPPRISKQPPTDEQLFQVAQAKVNNNDKPFLIECEAEGEPAPKYRWVKNGKNFEWPAYDDRISQQPGRGTLVIARPRDEDLGQYQCFAENEWGIATSNSVFVRKAELNAFKDQTPISLNAYEGEPFKLTCQPPDGWPKPNVYWLIQDTAGAIKSINNSRMTLDPEGNLWFSNVTRNDASDDFYYVCAATSVFRNEYKLGSKVLLNVISSGASSNQNKHEPVKQYVSRKNEVALRGKKIELYCIYGGTPLPQTVWSKNGKLIQSNDRIIQGNYGKSLIIKHVNFEDEGTYSCEASNGVGDANSYSISLQVMAVPYFTVEPEIINAAEDETVEFRCEASGVPEPEIKWIHNGKPISEAPANDRRKVTANSIIIEKLKKKDTGNYGCNATNSLGYVYKDVYVNVLALEPEITQPPNDKATVEGKTVRITCRVFGAPKPVVKWARNGQELTGGRYRILDSGDLEIENIIFLDAGNYVCHASNKFGEVEAFANLVVKERTRITDEPEDYEVAAGSTATFRCNAVTDSSLTLTIEWLSNGEPIDFEMEPRFVRSTDYSLMITKTTELDSGTYTCVARTELDETRAQATLTVQDVPNAPKLIGVNCMSDNAVVQWTPMGDNRAPILRYTIQYNTSFTPDTWETSADFVPATEQTYDVPMSPWANYTFRVLAWNKIGKSLPSSHSDVCTTQSDVPYRNPDNVMGNGTTPQNLVISWTILPQIEHNAPRFMYRVYYKRDRPEEQWTIEDINNWKQHTLTIDNQPTYQKYKIKVIAINEKGESKAEVKEVYGYSGEDVPLQAPGNFTLIQVKSSTSALLSWNAVPEESVRGELKGYKIQTWTEKEGEKGMREIDIRGGNMTRALVNKFIPYSKNFVRILAYNGRYAGPPSETLSFDTPEGVPGTVLSFEAFPMGSSALFLVWSKPAEPNGVLTGYKIYYRVVNGTRLETLLERKPHISDPEATSAKLAALAPDTKYRVHIRATTKVGEGNDYFIEKRTRTSQRPDVPQFTWDTIPKENGYSNVRITWQPNLNGNPGSHFFVKYNLKGETIASETDPEFQSNTIEVRGLPSGEVYVMSVVAVDGDYVTESVPQEVETSSEGPIIQPKENVATAGWFIGMMLAIAFLLFVLIIVCIIKRNRGGKYAVHERELAAGRGDYPDEGGFHEYSQPLDTKSAGGRASLASSSHQDGKHPESDTDSMAEYGEGPFTEDGSFIGQYGPKGRPEETPSIPTGTMATYV
- the LOC124425962 gene encoding neuroglian isoform X2; amino-acid sequence: MMRFAIFIISTLVLQSSAIIRIPDILEVQSPPRISKQPPTDEQLFQVAQAKVNNNDKPFLIECEAEGEPAPKYRWVKNGKNFEWPAYDDRISQQPGRGTLVIARPRDEDLGQYQCFAENEWGIATSNSVFVRKAELNAFKDQTPISLNAYEGEPFKLTCQPPDGWPKPNVYWLIQDTAGAIKSINNSRMTLDPEGNLWFSNVTRNDASDDFYYVCAATSVFRNEYKLGSKVLLNVISSGASSNQNKHEPVKQYVSRKNEVALRGKKIELYCIYGGTPLPQTVWSKNGKLIQSNDRIIQGNYGKSLIIKHVNFEDEGTYSCEASNGVGDANSYSISLQVMAVPYFTVEPEIINAAEDETVEFRCEASGVPEPEIKWIHNGKPISEAPANDRRKVTANSIIIEKLKKKDTGNYGCNATNSLGYVYKDVYVNVLALEPEITQPPNDKATVEGKTVRITCRVFGAPKPVVKWARNGQELTGGRYRILDSGDLEIENIIFLDAGNYVCHASNKFGEVEAFANLVVKERTRITDEPEDYEVAAGSTATFRCNAVTDSSLTLTIEWLSNGEPIDFEMEPRFVRSTDYSLMITKTTELDSGTYTCVARTELDETRAQATLTVQDVPNAPKLIGVNCMSDNAVVQWTPMGDNRAPILRYTIQYNTSFTPDTWETSADFVPATEQTYDVPMSPWANYTFRVLAWNKIGKSLPSSHSDVCTTQSDVPYRNPDNVMGNGTTPQNLVISWTILPQIEHNAPRFMYRVYYKRDRPEEQWTIEDINNWKQHTLTIDNQPTYQKYKIKVIAINEKGESKAEVKEVYGYSGEDVPLQAPGNFTLIQVKSSTSALLSWNAVPEESVRGELKGYKIQTWTEKEGEKGMREIDIRGGNMTRALVNKFIPYSKNFVRILAYNGRYAGPPSETLSFDTPEGVPGTVLSFEAFPMGSSALFLVWSKPAEPNGVLTGYKIYYRVVNGTRLETLLERKPHISDPEATSAKLAALAPDTKYRVHIRATTKVGEGNDYFIEKRTRTSQRPDVPQFTWDTIPKENGYSNVRITWQPNLNGNPGSHFFVKYNLKGETIASETDPEFQSNTIEVRGLPSGEVYVMSVVAVDGDYVTESVPQEVETSSEGPIIQPKENVATAGWFIGMMLAIAFLLFVLIIVCIIKRNRGGKYAVHERELAAGRGDYPDEGGFHEYSQPLDTKSAGGRASLASSSHQDGKHPESDTDSMAEYGEEGMNEDGSFIGQYGRHRKQEPNSQAFATLV